In Bacillus sp. KH172YL63, one genomic interval encodes:
- a CDS encoding class I SAM-dependent methyltransferase: protein MFVTTCGRANQEVIDRAHRAAEELSLTYIPRKKRSIRHHMSMHDQDCMVIGKERLELHVREEGTEPFFFHPNSASFRIKRLIRGEKDPLIEAADLKEGMSFLDCTLGLASDSIIASHIVGEKGKVIGIEANPYISYLLDQGLQDWMSPLRELNDAMRRVDVINGKFQEELKKFPDDAFDVVYMDPMFEEAITESHGINPIRKWASYAGITGEGIEEAKRVAKKRVVLKEHYQSPLFEEMGFDVLKRPSAQFHFGVIRLAHSE from the coding sequence GTGTTTGTTACAACATGCGGGAGAGCAAATCAAGAAGTCATCGATCGGGCGCACCGGGCTGCAGAAGAGCTTTCCTTAACATATATACCGAGAAAAAAAAGATCGATTCGCCATCATATGTCCATGCACGATCAGGACTGCATGGTGATTGGGAAAGAACGACTGGAACTTCATGTGAGAGAAGAAGGGACCGAGCCTTTTTTCTTCCATCCCAATTCTGCTTCTTTCCGTATTAAACGACTCATTCGCGGTGAGAAGGATCCATTGATTGAGGCGGCTGACCTAAAAGAGGGGATGAGCTTTCTCGACTGTACACTCGGCCTTGCTTCCGACAGCATCATTGCAAGCCATATCGTCGGTGAAAAAGGAAAGGTGATCGGCATTGAAGCAAATCCATATATTTCATATCTTCTTGACCAGGGACTGCAAGACTGGATGTCCCCCCTTCGTGAATTGAATGATGCAATGAGAAGGGTTGACGTGATCAATGGGAAATTTCAAGAAGAGCTTAAAAAGTTCCCGGATGATGCATTTGATGTGGTGTACATGGACCCTATGTTTGAAGAAGCGATCACGGAATCTCACGGAATCAATCCCATCAGGAAGTGGGCAAGTTATGCAGGTATCACTGGAGAGGGGATTGAAGAGGCGAAGAGAGTCGCGAAAAAGAGGGTCGTATTGAAAGAGCATTATCAATCTCCATTATTCGAAGAAATGGGGTTTGATGTATTAAAAAGGCCGTCCGCACAATTTCACTTCGGCGTCATTCGATTAGCTCACTCCGAGTGA
- a CDS encoding BrxA/BrxB family bacilliredoxin has translation MSMAYEEYMRQLVTPMRQELTQAGFKELVTAEEVVDYMEQAEGTTLVVVNSVCGCAAGLARPAATQSVLTNEKTPDHLVTVFAGQDKEATAKMREYFEGFEPSSPSMALLKGNKVVHFIPREEIEDQDIASIIANLAKGFDEHC, from the coding sequence ATGTCAATGGCATATGAGGAATACATGAGACAATTGGTAACACCGATGAGACAAGAATTGACACAGGCAGGCTTTAAAGAACTTGTGACTGCAGAAGAAGTAGTGGATTACATGGAGCAGGCGGAAGGGACGACACTGGTTGTTGTCAATTCTGTATGTGGATGTGCAGCAGGACTGGCAAGACCGGCGGCTACACAGTCTGTTTTGACCAACGAGAAAACACCTGATCACCTTGTCACCGTATTTGCCGGGCAGGATAAAGAAGCAACGGCAAAAATGAGGGAATACTTTGAGGGATTCGAGCCATCCTCCCCATCGATGGCTTTACTGAAAGGGAACAAAGTCGTCCATTTCATTCCCCGTGAAGAAATTGAAGATCAAGACATTGCTTCAATTATTGCCAACCTTGCAAAGGGTTTTGATGAGCACTGTTAA
- a CDS encoding conserved virulence factor C family protein: protein MRIVSIEPTPSPNTMKVLLDQELKAGKSNNYKKDAAEGAPSVIQDILAIEGIKGVYHVADFLAVERNAKFDWQELLPQVRKAFGEESRNVQSKSEMEEHFGEVNVAVQMFKGIPMQVKVADGEEEKRFSLPAPYLEAIGHAQQEGDNVVLLRKWKDYGVRYGDLDEIGHNVMEELIAAYPASRLALLVEESKKPADSKGPLIYKKKHKLNMADLEAEDWQTRYQKLESMDDPTLADLPLLEKALEDDKVSIRRLAVVYLGMIEDEQVLPLLYKGLQDKSVSVRRTAGDCLSDLGFAKAAPAMIQALQDKSKLVRWRAAMFLYEAGDESALPALKEAEDDPEFEVKLQVKMAIERIAGGEEAKGSVWKQMTEARGTNR, encoded by the coding sequence ATGAGAATCGTATCGATTGAACCTACTCCTAGTCCGAATACGATGAAAGTTCTTCTTGATCAGGAACTGAAAGCTGGGAAAAGCAACAATTATAAAAAAGATGCGGCAGAAGGTGCTCCTTCTGTCATTCAAGACATACTTGCCATTGAAGGAATCAAAGGCGTCTATCACGTCGCAGATTTCCTTGCTGTCGAACGGAATGCCAAGTTTGATTGGCAGGAACTTCTTCCACAGGTTCGAAAAGCCTTTGGTGAAGAGTCAAGAAATGTACAGTCGAAATCGGAGATGGAAGAGCATTTCGGTGAAGTGAATGTTGCTGTCCAAATGTTCAAAGGGATCCCTATGCAAGTGAAAGTAGCCGACGGGGAGGAAGAAAAGCGTTTCTCACTTCCAGCACCATACCTGGAAGCAATCGGTCACGCCCAGCAAGAAGGGGATAATGTTGTTCTTCTCAGGAAGTGGAAGGATTACGGAGTACGCTATGGTGACCTTGACGAGATCGGACACAATGTGATGGAAGAGTTGATTGCAGCATACCCTGCGTCCAGACTCGCCTTACTTGTTGAGGAGTCGAAAAAGCCTGCCGATTCGAAAGGTCCGCTCATTTATAAGAAAAAGCACAAACTGAATATGGCAGACTTGGAGGCAGAGGATTGGCAGACACGTTATCAGAAACTTGAGTCAATGGATGATCCAACTCTTGCCGACCTGCCTCTTCTTGAAAAAGCACTTGAAGATGATAAAGTCTCGATCCGCCGCTTGGCAGTGGTATATTTAGGAATGATAGAGGATGAACAGGTCCTTCCCCTTCTATACAAAGGGCTTCAGGATAAATCGGTCTCTGTAAGAAGGACGGCGGGAGACTGCCTTTCTGATTTAGGCTTTGCGAAAGCGGCACCTGCAATGATTCAAGCATTGCAGGATAAAAGCAAGCTTGTCAGGTGGCGTGCTGCCATGTTCCTTTACGAAGCTGGGGACGAATCGGCCCTTCCCGCTCTGAAAGAAGCCGAAGATGATCCTGAATTTGAAGTGAAGCTGCAGGTGAAGATGGCAATCGAACGGATTGCAGGCGGAGAAGAAGCGAAGGGCTCAGTTTGGAAACAAATGACTGAAGCCCGGGGAACAAATAGATGA
- a CDS encoding ABC-F family ATP-binding cassette domain-containing protein, with amino-acid sequence MRMLTAENLSKTYGEKTLFKDISFSITEKERVGLIGVNGTGKSSLLKLIAGMEDYDGGEISKPNDYHIAYLQQEPAFDGDLTVIQQVFRGEAKVIQAMRNYELALMKMEESPNDPTVQDELFEAQKQMDIHHAWDGSANAKSILMKLGIEDFSKKMHELSGGQKKRVALAGVLIETPDLLILDEPTNHLDFESIKWLEDYLGKYNGSVLLVTHDRYFLDRVTNRIFELDGGSLYSYKGNYASFIEAKASREEAERQLSEKQQNLYRRELAWMRRGAKARTTKQKARIQRFESLEDNMSAGPSSGQVDMAIGGNRLGKQVFEFKHASKTFNDTCILKDFSFLIKPKDRIGIVGRNGSGKSTFLNLLTGNDELTGGELLTGQTVNVAYYTQGHEELDESMRMIEYLREAGEYVTTDKGEQISVTSMLERFLFPMSTHGTLIRKLSGGEKRRLFLLKLLMTKPNVLLLDEPTNDLDTETLTVLEDYIQEFSGVVITVSHDRYFLDKTAEQLLVFNGDGDIDMYFGEYTEYLERNASRGKKQAAEKKPDPSPVKEVKEKEKKRLSYMEKREWEEIEDKIAGVEKRIEEADEELQKVGSNFEKAQALMSESESLNEELERLIERWTYLSEFAE; translated from the coding sequence ATGAGAATGTTAACAGCTGAAAATCTTTCCAAAACTTATGGAGAGAAAACGCTATTTAAAGATATATCATTTTCCATTACCGAAAAGGAGAGAGTTGGCCTGATCGGTGTGAACGGTACGGGAAAATCGAGCCTATTGAAGCTGATAGCGGGTATGGAGGATTATGATGGAGGAGAGATATCCAAGCCAAACGACTATCATATTGCCTATCTTCAGCAGGAGCCTGCATTCGATGGAGACTTGACCGTGATTCAGCAGGTGTTTCGCGGTGAAGCAAAGGTCATCCAGGCCATGAGGAATTATGAGCTTGCCCTGATGAAAATGGAAGAGAGCCCAAATGATCCAACCGTTCAGGATGAACTGTTTGAAGCTCAAAAACAGATGGACATCCACCATGCATGGGATGGGAGTGCAAATGCAAAATCGATTCTGATGAAACTTGGAATCGAGGATTTTTCAAAAAAAATGCACGAGTTATCCGGCGGACAGAAGAAGCGTGTCGCTCTTGCCGGGGTTTTGATCGAAACACCGGATTTATTAATATTGGACGAGCCGACCAACCATTTGGATTTTGAATCCATCAAGTGGCTGGAGGATTATTTAGGGAAGTATAACGGTTCTGTTTTACTTGTGACCCATGATCGATATTTCCTCGATAGAGTAACCAATCGCATCTTTGAACTTGATGGGGGCAGCCTCTATTCCTATAAAGGGAACTATGCCTCATTCATCGAGGCGAAAGCATCCCGTGAGGAGGCGGAGCGCCAGCTATCAGAAAAGCAGCAAAATCTTTACCGAAGAGAGCTTGCCTGGATGAGGAGGGGCGCAAAGGCCAGGACGACGAAACAGAAGGCCAGAATCCAGCGTTTTGAAAGTCTGGAGGATAACATGTCAGCGGGACCTTCATCAGGACAGGTAGACATGGCGATCGGCGGGAATCGTTTAGGAAAGCAAGTATTTGAGTTTAAACATGCATCCAAAACGTTCAACGATACATGCATTTTGAAAGATTTCTCCTTCCTCATCAAACCTAAAGACCGTATCGGGATTGTAGGCAGGAACGGAAGTGGAAAATCCACTTTCCTCAATCTCCTGACCGGAAACGATGAACTCACAGGCGGGGAATTGTTGACCGGACAGACTGTCAATGTAGCGTACTATACGCAAGGCCATGAGGAACTGGATGAGTCCATGCGCATGATTGAATACCTACGGGAAGCGGGAGAATACGTCACCACCGATAAGGGAGAGCAGATTTCCGTCACATCGATGCTTGAAAGGTTCTTATTCCCAATGAGCACGCACGGTACACTGATCCGGAAATTGTCCGGCGGTGAAAAAAGAAGGCTCTTCTTACTTAAGCTGCTTATGACAAAACCGAATGTCCTGCTGCTCGATGAGCCGACAAACGACCTAGACACTGAAACCCTTACCGTTCTTGAAGACTACATCCAGGAATTTTCAGGTGTCGTGATCACCGTCTCCCATGATCGGTATTTCCTGGACAAAACAGCAGAGCAGCTGCTTGTTTTCAACGGGGATGGGGACATTGATATGTACTTCGGTGAATACACAGAATACCTTGAAAGAAATGCATCGAGAGGTAAAAAGCAAGCGGCAGAAAAGAAACCGGATCCTTCCCCTGTCAAGGAAGTGAAGGAGAAGGAAAAGAAACGTCTGTCATATATGGAAAAAAGAGAATGGGAAGAAATCGAAGATAAGATAGCCGGTGTTGAAAAGAGAATCGAAGAAGCCGATGAAGAACTTCAAAAGGTCGGAAGTAATTTTGAAAAAGCCCAGGCGCTGATGTCGGAAAGTGAAAGCCTCAATGAAGAGCTTGAGAGACTGATCGAAAGATGGACATATCTTTCTGAATTTGCCGAATAA
- a CDS encoding HD domain-containing protein has product MEQKKLNDVIHVLKKEYLGESTGHDWFHLERVRKQALRIAKEEGVQHTYIVELAALLHDVPDEKFVGKEEGEKKLDGILSSLSLTDNEINVLKSIIYSISYKGGHEAKLTSLEAKIVRDADRIDAIGAIGIARTFAYGGKKGQPLYNPDLGVREEMSLEEYRHGESSSIHHFHEKLLKLKDLMCTETGRRLAEERHDFMLQFLEQFNKEWNGQE; this is encoded by the coding sequence ATGGAACAAAAGAAATTGAATGATGTAATACATGTCTTGAAGAAGGAATACCTTGGTGAGTCAACGGGCCACGACTGGTTCCATTTGGAACGTGTACGCAAACAGGCATTGAGGATTGCAAAAGAAGAAGGGGTCCAACATACATATATCGTTGAACTGGCTGCATTATTGCACGATGTGCCCGATGAGAAATTTGTAGGGAAAGAAGAGGGGGAAAAGAAGCTTGACGGTATCTTATCCTCTCTTTCTTTAACGGACAATGAAATAAATGTATTGAAATCCATCATTTATTCGATATCTTATAAAGGCGGACATGAAGCAAAACTGACTTCCCTGGAAGCGAAAATCGTAAGGGATGCGGACCGGATTGATGCGATCGGTGCGATCGGGATCGCGAGGACTTTTGCATATGGTGGAAAAAAAGGTCAGCCCTTATATAACCCCGATTTAGGTGTGAGGGAAGAGATGTCCCTTGAAGAATACCGACATGGTGAAAGCTCCAGCATCCATCACTTTCATGAGAAATTATTGAAGCTAAAAGACTTGATGTGTACGGAAACGGGCAGGAGACTGGCAGAAGAACGCCATGATTTCATGCTTCAATTTCTGGAGCAATTTAATAAAGAATGGAATGGTCAGGAATGA
- a CDS encoding DegV family protein, which translates to MKIAWVTDSTAYVPELTENSSIFIVPMIILFGETEFRDGVDLSPDQLFAKMKAGAVEVKTSQPSIGTFKELYEQLAKEYDYIFSIHVSSHFSGTYSSATQAAALLSDTIPNIVCIDSKILSNPLTELIHYGQKLEGEGKDPSYIKQAIEERVSSSETYVMVGSLEQLHKSGRMGGLSFFLGSVLNVKPMLAIEDGKLEVKDKVRSIKKGLSSMETRLNQAMKTKRITKVSVLHGLNRDDALEWIDELKKEYPDVEFGAYPLGAVIGVHAGADTIGISWYAEGE; encoded by the coding sequence ATGAAAATTGCCTGGGTAACGGATAGTACAGCGTATGTGCCAGAACTTACAGAGAACAGCAGCATCTTTATCGTGCCGATGATCATTCTTTTTGGCGAGACTGAGTTTCGTGACGGGGTGGACCTGTCCCCTGACCAGTTGTTTGCTAAAATGAAAGCGGGGGCAGTGGAGGTCAAAACTTCACAGCCTTCTATCGGCACATTCAAAGAACTATATGAACAATTAGCAAAAGAATACGATTATATTTTCTCCATCCATGTATCGTCCCACTTCAGCGGAACCTATTCATCGGCCACTCAGGCTGCGGCTCTCTTGAGTGATACCATCCCGAATATTGTCTGCATCGACTCGAAGATCCTTTCTAATCCACTGACAGAGTTGATTCATTACGGACAAAAGCTGGAGGGTGAAGGGAAAGATCCTTCCTATATCAAACAAGCCATCGAAGAGAGGGTATCCTCCAGTGAAACATATGTGATGGTGGGAAGTTTGGAGCAGCTTCATAAAAGTGGAAGGATGGGAGGCCTTTCTTTCTTCCTCGGAAGTGTCTTGAACGTAAAACCTATGCTGGCGATCGAGGATGGAAAACTTGAAGTGAAAGATAAGGTGAGAAGCATTAAAAAAGGGTTGAGCAGCATGGAAACCCGTTTGAATCAAGCAATGAAAACGAAGCGGATCACAAAGGTCTCAGTCCTCCACGGGTTAAACCGGGATGACGCACTGGAATGGATCGACGAACTGAAAAAGGAATACCCGGACGTTGAGTTTGGGGCATATCCCCTCGGTGCGGTCATCGGCGTTCATGCCGGGGCGGATACAATCGGGATAAGCTGGTATGCAGAAGGAGAATGA